One region of Chlorobiota bacterium genomic DNA includes:
- a CDS encoding thioredoxin family protein, with amino-acid sequence MMTRERYQAALTFTDYLETVQKTPDLWRGVYQRATIAPEAVEQASELKDHFHLLALSEDWCGDTANLLPVVARFAESAPNVELRVLGRDANPDLMDTHLTGASRSIPVVIVYDQNFNELGWWDHARRSCRHG; translated from the coding sequence ATGATGACTCGCGAACGTTATCAGGCAGCGCTTACCTTCACCGATTATTTGGAAACGGTTCAGAAGACCCCGGACTTGTGGCGTGGGGTCTATCAGCGGGCAACAATCGCGCCGGAGGCGGTGGAGCAGGCAAGCGAATTGAAGGATCATTTCCACCTGCTGGCATTATCGGAAGACTGGTGTGGCGACACAGCGAACCTGCTGCCGGTGGTGGCGCGTTTTGCCGAATCGGCACCGAACGTTGAGCTTCGGGTGCTTGGCCGCGACGCAAACCCGGACCTGATGGATACCCACCTTACCGGGGCATCGCGCTCCATCCCCGTGGTGATTGTCTATGACCAAAATTTCAACGAGCTAGGCTGGTGGGACCACGCCCGACGGAGCTGCAGGCATGGGTGA
- the pta gene encoding phosphate acetyltransferase codes for MSSYPELLLRFRAQAAERPARIAFPDAQDERTLRAARILADEQIAQPVLVGTKAAITQQASQLGIPLADISIIEPGQHSQAEAFAVAFHQARQHKGVTLETAHEAMRNPLYTAAMLVRAGHCDGCVAGSLSTTGDVLRAAIQVIGLQPGISVVSSFFLIVFPDRTYAFADGAVMPNPTSQQLADIALATAENYRALIGTPPRVAFLSFSTQGSAAHPDVEKVQQAFQLARAKAPADLVMDGELQLDAAIVPDVAARKALNSPVAGQANVLIFPNLDAGNIAYKMAQRMAGALAIGPIVQGLSKPMFDLSRGCSVDDIVDVAAICAIIARG; via the coding sequence ATGAGTTCATACCCAGAATTACTGCTCCGTTTCCGCGCCCAAGCCGCCGAACGCCCTGCGCGGATTGCCTTCCCCGATGCCCAGGACGAACGCACGCTCCGCGCCGCACGGATTCTTGCCGATGAACAGATTGCCCAGCCGGTGCTGGTTGGCACCAAAGCAGCAATCACGCAGCAGGCTTCCCAGCTTGGTATCCCCCTTGCTGATATTTCCATCATCGAACCCGGGCAGCATTCCCAGGCGGAGGCGTTTGCCGTGGCGTTCCACCAGGCCCGCCAGCACAAAGGGGTGACGCTGGAAACGGCGCACGAGGCAATGCGGAACCCACTCTACACCGCCGCAATGCTGGTCCGCGCCGGCCATTGCGACGGGTGCGTTGCTGGGTCCCTTAGCACCACCGGCGATGTCCTGCGCGCGGCAATCCAGGTGATTGGGCTGCAGCCAGGCATTTCCGTTGTCTCCTCCTTCTTCCTGATTGTCTTCCCCGACCGCACCTACGCCTTTGCCGACGGCGCGGTGATGCCCAACCCCACCAGCCAGCAACTTGCCGACATCGCGTTGGCAACCGCAGAAAATTATCGGGCATTGATTGGGACCCCGCCGCGTGTTGCGTTCCTCAGTTTCAGCACGCAAGGGAGCGCGGCGCATCCCGATGTGGAGAAGGTGCAGCAGGCGTTCCAGCTTGCCCGGGCAAAGGCCCCGGCGGACCTTGTGATGGATGGCGAGCTTCAGCTTGACGCGGCAATCGTCCCCGATGTTGCTGCGCGGAAGGCACTGAACTCACCCGTCGCCGGCCAAGCCAACGTCCTTATTTTCCCCAACCTTGACGCGGGGAACATCGCCTACAAAATGGCGCAGCGCATGGCCGGCGCGCTGGCGATTGGGCCAATCGTGCAAGGGCTTTCCAAGCCGATGTTCGACCTGTCGCGTGGGTGCTCGGTGGATGACATTGTTGATGTTGCGGCAATCTGTGCTATCATAGCGCGGGGATAA
- a CDS encoding CDP-alcohol phosphatidyltransferase family protein produces MPAKVRRRRRKGGVLVGTKWKRSRPARGRRAISFVSLPAMNANTAPPPPLNLRWTLSNGLSALRMLLVVPTWFTLASGMRLATVALFILSALTDVLDGWLARKRNEVSDLGKILDPLADKVYVGVVVVVMLMQGMLPLWFVLVVLGRDLLILVGGILFERRTGVVLPSNYPGKIAVLVLSATLLAIVAGASTLVVEIMGGTALLLLAISLTLYAVRAVKQWR; encoded by the coding sequence ATGCCGGCAAAAGTACGCCGCCGCCGCCGGAAGGGGGGCGTGCTAGTCGGTACAAAATGGAAACGGAGCAGGCCAGCGCGTGGCCGCCGCGCCATCAGTTTTGTAAGTTTGCCCGCAATGAATGCCAACACCGCACCGCCGCCGCCGCTGAATTTGCGCTGGACCCTATCGAACGGATTAAGCGCGCTTCGTATGCTTCTGGTGGTCCCCACGTGGTTCACGCTTGCTTCCGGGATGCGGCTTGCAACGGTTGCCCTGTTCATCCTTTCGGCCCTGACCGATGTTCTGGATGGATGGCTTGCACGCAAACGGAACGAGGTCTCCGATCTCGGCAAAATCCTGGACCCGCTGGCCGATAAAGTCTATGTTGGCGTGGTGGTGGTGGTCATGCTGATGCAGGGGATGCTCCCGCTTTGGTTTGTGTTGGTGGTGTTGGGCCGCGACCTGCTGATCTTGGTGGGGGGAATTTTGTTCGAGCGGCGCACCGGCGTGGTGCTTCCCTCCAACTATCCCGGAAAAATTGCCGTGCTGGTGCTGTCGGCAACGCTGCTGGCGATTGTGGCCGGCGCGTCAACATTGGTGGTGGAGATCATGGGGGGGACGGCGTTGCTGCTGCTGGCCATTTCCTTAACTCTGTATGCGGTTCGGGCCGTGAAGCAATGGCGGTAA
- a CDS encoding alpha/beta hydrolase gives MNGLHSIRNGSGPPMVFVHGNPSTHTLWRPLTERLCDRFTVVAVDLPGFGKSQAPHQQSGFRLDQMAETLLRFCQHHQLERIHLVGHSFGAAVAATMGAMEPGRIRTLTLITPLGLQTPPVGQLAKIRMLRAVAIAAWPRLPAGVKGALAKGGARFSYGAAYHPHRAAEVARESQRHDLPRSMSSLMMEADLQGYRQALCQLNMIQEFPLLLIGAGRDRVVPPKQFQKVAELLPRARRHVFPNAGHVPMWQHPDEIERLIMDGLAQEEG, from the coding sequence ATGAATGGCTTGCATTCCATCCGCAACGGCTCCGGCCCGCCCATGGTGTTTGTGCATGGGAATCCCTCCACCCACACGCTCTGGCGGCCACTAACCGAACGCCTGTGCGACCGGTTCACGGTGGTGGCGGTGGACCTGCCAGGGTTCGGAAAAAGCCAGGCCCCACACCAGCAATCGGGGTTCCGATTGGACCAGATGGCGGAAACGCTCCTTCGCTTCTGCCAGCATCACCAGCTTGAACGGATTCATCTTGTTGGCCACTCGTTCGGGGCGGCGGTTGCTGCAACCATGGGGGCAATGGAGCCGGGGCGCATCCGCACGCTAACGCTGATTACTCCATTGGGTTTGCAGACACCTCCGGTTGGCCAGCTGGCAAAAATTCGGATGCTCCGCGCGGTGGCGATTGCCGCGTGGCCACGGCTTCCGGCAGGGGTGAAAGGGGCGTTGGCAAAAGGGGGAGCGCGATTCAGCTACGGGGCGGCATATCACCCCCACCGCGCCGCCGAGGTTGCCCGCGAATCGCAACGCCACGACCTTCCCCGAAGCATGAGTTCCTTGATGATGGAAGCCGATTTGCAGGGATACCGCCAAGCCCTTTGCCAGCTGAATATGATCCAAGAATTCCCGCTTCTGCTGATCGGTGCCGGGCGCGACAGGGTGGTTCCGCCAAAGCAATTCCAGAAGGTGGCGGAGCTTCTGCCGCGTGCACGCCGCCACGTGTTCCCGAACGCCGGCCACGTCCCAATGTGGCAGCATCCCGATGAAATCGAGCGGCTGATAATGGATGGCTTGGCGCAGGAAGAAGGCTAA
- a CDS encoding glycosyltransferase, whose protein sequence is MNPITISGFSFVRNARKFDFPLVESLRSLLPLCDELVVAVGAGEDDTLEMVQGIGDDRIRIVETVWDDSLREGGRVLAQQTNIALAECRGDWCIYLQADEVIHEEDHQLLRQMIQQAHNDPNVEALLMRYVHFYGTYDYVGAGRQWYRREIRAVRNTRAVTSWGDAQGFRKLLPSGQDALLKARQTEVRIFHYGWVRPPKVQASKQRDSSRMWHDDKWVEQNVTQAEQYGYDGAFELRPFAGTHPAFMQERIAAHRQMGWAFDPTRTRPRPLRVRLTDWIERHTGWRIGEYRNFVEV, encoded by the coding sequence GTGAATCCCATAACTATCTCCGGTTTTTCGTTTGTGCGCAACGCACGGAAGTTCGATTTCCCCCTTGTGGAATCGCTCCGTTCGTTGCTTCCGCTTTGCGACGAGCTTGTTGTGGCGGTTGGCGCGGGGGAGGACGACACGTTAGAGATGGTCCAAGGAATTGGCGACGACCGCATCCGCATTGTGGAAACCGTGTGGGACGATTCCCTTCGCGAAGGGGGGCGGGTGCTGGCGCAACAAACCAACATTGCCCTTGCCGAATGCCGTGGCGATTGGTGCATCTACCTGCAAGCCGATGAGGTGATCCACGAGGAGGATCACCAGCTGCTTCGTCAGATGATTCAGCAAGCCCACAACGACCCCAACGTTGAGGCGTTGCTGATGCGGTACGTCCATTTTTACGGGACGTATGATTATGTGGGGGCTGGCCGCCAGTGGTATCGCCGCGAAATCCGCGCCGTGCGGAACACCCGCGCCGTCACCTCATGGGGCGATGCCCAGGGGTTCCGCAAGCTCCTCCCTTCCGGCCAGGATGCACTGCTGAAAGCGCGGCAAACGGAGGTGCGAATCTTCCACTACGGATGGGTGCGCCCGCCAAAGGTGCAAGCCAGCAAGCAGCGCGACAGCAGCCGGATGTGGCACGATGACAAGTGGGTGGAGCAGAACGTTACCCAGGCCGAGCAGTATGGCTACGACGGAGCTTTCGAGCTGCGCCCGTTTGCTGGAACCCATCCAGCATTCATGCAGGAGCGAATTGCCGCGCACCGCCAGATGGGATGGGCGTTCGACCCCACACGCACCCGCCCCCGCCCGCTCCGCGTTCGCCTGACCGATTGGATTGAGCGGCACACCGGCTGGCGCATTGGTGAGTATCGAAATTTCGTGGAGGTGTAA
- the rlmN gene encoding 23S rRNA (adenine(2503)-C(2))-methyltransferase RlmN — translation MKPAPFSISLTASDGTQRQSLLGMDLSELATFFAGIGEAEFRAKQVYQWAYRRHVPDVANITSLSRQLRARLAETATLRTLTLADQQTSSDGTIKFLFRTHDGFNIESVLIPSEARDDQEEPKRRTICISTQVGCPLDCKFCATASMKLKRNLAAGEIIEQFLRVQEAAGQKITNIVFMGMGEPMLNYDAVFRAVALFTAPENDLVPASRITISTSGLVEGIRRMADAGEKIKLAISLHASTNGLRSELMPINRRHDLTEVMDAVEYYYRKTRRPVTFEYILFEGLNDTEEDARRIAKLTRRVPTKVNIIPFHSINFTNPTGISARLHPTTRQQFDNFVAMLRAHDVQVMVRSSSGQDIEAACGQLAVKHGNVTLKEDAGG, via the coding sequence ATGAAACCTGCTCCTTTCTCCATATCGCTTACGGCTTCCGATGGGACCCAACGGCAATCGCTGCTGGGAATGGACCTATCGGAGCTGGCCACGTTTTTTGCCGGCATCGGCGAAGCGGAGTTCCGCGCCAAACAGGTGTACCAGTGGGCCTACCGCCGCCACGTGCCGGACGTTGCCAACATCACCAGCCTTAGCCGCCAGCTTCGCGCACGCCTTGCCGAAACCGCCACGCTCCGCACGCTAACCCTTGCCGACCAACAAACCAGCAGCGATGGGACCATCAAGTTCCTGTTCCGCACCCACGACGGCTTCAACATCGAGTCGGTCCTGATCCCCAGCGAGGCCCGCGACGACCAGGAAGAACCGAAACGCCGCACCATCTGCATCTCCACCCAAGTTGGTTGCCCGCTTGATTGCAAGTTCTGCGCAACCGCTTCGATGAAGCTGAAACGGAATTTGGCGGCGGGTGAGATTATCGAGCAGTTCCTGCGGGTCCAGGAGGCTGCCGGGCAGAAGATCACGAACATCGTGTTTATGGGAATGGGGGAGCCGATGCTGAACTACGACGCGGTGTTCCGCGCGGTGGCGTTGTTCACCGCGCCGGAGAACGATCTGGTTCCGGCTTCGCGCATCACCATCTCCACCTCGGGCTTGGTGGAAGGGATCCGGCGAATGGCCGACGCGGGGGAGAAGATCAAGCTGGCAATCTCGTTGCACGCCTCCACCAACGGGCTGCGGAGCGAGCTGATGCCGATCAACCGGCGGCATGATTTGACGGAGGTGATGGACGCAGTGGAGTACTACTACCGCAAAACCCGAAGGCCGGTCACGTTTGAGTATATCCTGTTCGAGGGATTGAACGACACCGAGGAGGACGCACGCCGGATTGCGAAGCTGACGCGGCGGGTCCCCACCAAGGTGAACATCATCCCGTTCCACAGCATCAACTTCACCAACCCCACCGGAATCTCGGCGCGGCTGCACCCAACCACCCGCCAGCAGTTCGACAATTTTGTGGCGATGCTCCGCGCCCACGACGTTCAAGTGATGGTCCGCTCAAGCTCCGGCCAAGACATCGAAGCAGCCTGCGGCCAGCTGGCAGTGAAGCATGGGAACGTGACGCTGAAGGAGGATGCGGGGGGGTGA
- the bshC gene encoding bacillithiol biosynthesis cysteine-adding enzyme BshC, protein MIVLRNLSRFTPEHRAILADALLADLHRWNAPPQAIAAAERLRQPNAYAVVTGQQAGLLTGPLYSIYKAMGAVIQGRRPDYQFVPVFWIEADDHDFAEASAVGVLDRAGKPAMLRYDDGDPRPLHVGDRVVSQEGLLALAESLRQHLLPTDFSDAAIGLLTDSYRPGETLADGFARAFYAIAGDVPIVLLNSRSAPLKRLAGDLFAAAITERDAAFAALSKSTESLRASGISTPIEPKPGMLFLTHNGERRGLEPQGGEGYRIKGTEEWISEAELRQIAATAPERLSPNVALRPIIQDGILPTTIYIGGPTELAYQRQVNQLYRLFGVEEPTVIPRPFATLIEPKVRRIVEQGRWGIQELLNPAFDPATALMDGQLNDQLHAAAERALALVNDAEQELVGIAGEIDASLKGALGAAATAARKQFDDFSKRLRSALKKREQTEADRLTAAQTLVLPDGALQERFLNPIYFINKFGLDGFRAMLGQLQAGEGLMQLMDL, encoded by the coding sequence ATGATCGTACTTCGCAACCTCTCCCGATTCACCCCGGAACACCGCGCCATCCTTGCCGACGCGCTCCTTGCCGATCTGCACCGCTGGAATGCCCCGCCGCAAGCGATTGCCGCCGCCGAACGGCTTCGCCAGCCGAACGCCTACGCCGTGGTGACGGGGCAACAAGCCGGGCTGCTGACCGGCCCGCTCTACTCTATCTACAAAGCAATGGGGGCGGTAATCCAGGGGAGGAGGCCGGACTATCAGTTCGTCCCGGTCTTCTGGATTGAAGCCGACGACCACGATTTCGCCGAAGCCAGCGCGGTTGGGGTGCTGGACCGCGCCGGAAAACCGGCCATGCTTCGCTACGACGACGGCGACCCGCGCCCGCTCCATGTTGGCGACCGCGTGGTGAGCCAGGAAGGCTTGCTGGCGCTTGCTGAATCTTTGCGCCAACACCTTCTTCCAACCGATTTCTCCGACGCAGCAATCGGATTGCTGACCGACAGCTACCGCCCGGGCGAAACCCTTGCCGACGGCTTTGCCCGCGCATTCTACGCGATTGCTGGCGACGTTCCCATCGTCCTGCTGAACTCCCGCTCGGCCCCGCTGAAACGGCTTGCTGGCGATCTGTTCGCCGCAGCAATCACCGAGCGCGACGCGGCGTTTGCGGCGCTTTCCAAATCCACCGAATCGTTGCGCGCATCGGGAATATCAACGCCAATCGAGCCGAAGCCAGGGATGCTGTTCCTGACCCACAACGGGGAACGGCGCGGGCTGGAGCCGCAGGGGGGGGAAGGCTACCGGATAAAAGGGACGGAGGAATGGATTTCCGAAGCCGAGCTACGCCAGATTGCCGCCACCGCGCCGGAGCGGCTGTCGCCAAACGTTGCGTTGCGGCCAATCATCCAGGATGGAATCTTGCCAACGACGATCTACATCGGCGGGCCGACGGAGCTTGCCTACCAACGCCAGGTGAACCAGCTCTACAGGCTGTTTGGGGTGGAGGAACCGACAGTGATCCCGCGCCCGTTCGCCACGCTGATCGAGCCGAAAGTGAGGCGGATTGTTGAGCAGGGGCGGTGGGGGATTCAGGAGTTGCTGAACCCAGCGTTCGACCCCGCAACCGCGCTGATGGATGGCCAGCTGAACGACCAACTTCACGCCGCCGCCGAACGTGCGTTGGCTCTGGTAAACGATGCCGAGCAAGAGCTTGTGGGGATTGCTGGTGAGATTGATGCCTCGCTGAAAGGGGCCTTGGGGGCCGCCGCCACCGCCGCCCGGAAGCAGTTCGATGACTTCAGCAAGCGGCTGCGGTCCGCGCTGAAGAAGCGGGAGCAAACCGAGGCGGACCGCCTAACCGCTGCGCAAACGCTGGTCCTTCCCGACGGAGCGTTGCAGGAGCGTTTCCTGAACCCGATCTACTTCATCAACAAATTCGGGTTGGATGGATTCCGCGCCATGCTTGGCCAGCTTCAGGCAGGGGAGGGGCTGATGCAGCTGATGGATCTGTGA
- the ftsY gene encoding signal recognition particle-docking protein FtsY: MGLFDKLKSKVKEAIEETKTSIRETVDSLRADRLKEGLAKTREGLAEKIGLAARQGRKIDDALLDELEESLIMADVGADTTIQISDRLRERVKAEGFKEAADLSRLLREEISALLKRSPSADNDRLFAIPEEKRPHVIMVVGVNGVGKTTTIGKLAYNYRNAGLNVLIGAADTFRAAANEQLEVWAERAGVEIVGQGQGADPAAVAFDTLQAAVSRGADVVIIDTAGRLHTKSNLMQELQKMSRVMKKVREHAPDEVFLVLDATTGQNAIQQAKEFTRAVEVTGLVLTKLDGTAKGGVVIAIANELSMPVRYIGVGERIDDLQPFNVDEFAEALFAFEETEEVKEE; encoded by the coding sequence ATGGGATTGTTCGACAAACTGAAAAGCAAGGTGAAAGAGGCGATTGAGGAGACCAAAACCTCAATCCGCGAAACCGTGGATAGCCTTCGGGCCGACCGGCTGAAAGAAGGGCTGGCAAAAACCCGCGAAGGGCTTGCCGAGAAGATCGGCTTGGCCGCACGCCAGGGGCGGAAGATTGACGACGCGTTGCTGGATGAGCTTGAAGAATCGCTCATCATGGCCGATGTCGGGGCCGACACCACCATCCAAATCAGCGACCGATTGCGCGAACGGGTGAAGGCCGAGGGGTTCAAAGAAGCCGCCGACCTTAGCCGCTTGCTTCGCGAAGAAATCAGCGCGCTGCTGAAGCGTTCCCCTTCGGCGGACAACGACCGTTTGTTCGCAATCCCCGAAGAGAAACGGCCACACGTTATCATGGTGGTGGGGGTCAACGGCGTTGGCAAAACCACAACGATTGGGAAGCTGGCCTACAACTACCGCAACGCCGGGTTGAACGTCCTGATTGGCGCAGCCGACACCTTCCGCGCAGCCGCCAACGAGCAGTTGGAGGTCTGGGCCGAACGCGCCGGTGTGGAGATTGTGGGGCAAGGCCAGGGGGCCGACCCCGCCGCCGTTGCCTTCGACACACTGCAAGCCGCCGTTTCGCGCGGGGCCGACGTTGTGATTATTGACACCGCTGGCCGGCTTCACACCAAAAGCAACCTGATGCAGGAGCTTCAGAAAATGTCCCGCGTGATGAAAAAGGTCCGCGAGCACGCCCCCGATGAAGTCTTCCTGGTGCTGGATGCCACCACCGGCCAGAACGCAATCCAACAAGCAAAGGAGTTCACCCGCGCGGTGGAGGTGACGGGGCTTGTGCTGACCAAGCTAGACGGAACAGCCAAAGGGGGCGTGGTGATTGCCATTGCCAACGAACTGAGTATGCCGGTTCGCTACATCGGCGTTGGGGAGCGGATTGATGACCTGCAGCCGTTCAACGTGGATGAGTTTGCCGAAGCCCTGTTTGCCTTCGAGGAGACGGAGGAGGTAAAAGAGGAATGA
- the uvrB gene encoding excinuclease ABC subunit UvrB produces MNFSLVSDYKPMGDQPEAIRQLVEGVNRGDRFQTLLGVTGSGKTFAVSNVVQQLQRPTLVLSHNKTLAAQLYGEFKSFFPNNAVEFFISYYDYYQPEAYIPSTDTFIEKDFNINDEIDRLRLKATSALLDGRRDVIIVSSVSCIYGIGSKEAYGGQLLRLQRGQQIERNALLYKLADIHYSRNDVDFYRGNFRVRGDVVEVIPAYQDDTGIRIEMFGTEIERLSEFDRLTGKMIAPLETVTIYPAKHFVTTRTELDRSIGEIRDELYVRLKELRESEKLLEAQRLEQRTLFDIEMMRELGYCSGIENYSRILAGRQPGEAPSTLIDYFPEDFLCVIDESHVTLPQIRGMYNGDRARKLTLVEHGFRLPSALDNRPLKYEEFMERIGQTVFVSATPGNVELELSGGVVVEQIIRPTGLLDPVIEVRPIANQIDDLIAEIRERVMKDEKERVLVTTLTKRMAEDLADYLTEIGVKVQYIHSEIDALERVEILRDLRLGKFDVLIGVNLLREGLDLPEVSLVAILDADKEGFLRSERSLMQTAGRTARHEEGKVIMYADKMTDSMEAVIGESRRRRELQVSYNTEHGITPRTVRKSREAIMESTAIADVKAHRDQKRKEVEKKSTPSLVEEPVFKYMTDAQKQDLIEHLREEMKQAAKGLEFERAAELRDEIGRLEAAVSGGKG; encoded by the coding sequence ATGAACTTCTCCCTTGTCTCCGATTACAAGCCCATGGGCGACCAACCCGAAGCCATTCGCCAACTGGTGGAAGGGGTCAACCGTGGCGACCGTTTCCAGACGCTGCTTGGCGTTACTGGCTCCGGAAAAACCTTTGCTGTCTCGAACGTTGTGCAGCAGTTGCAACGCCCCACGCTGGTGTTGTCGCACAACAAAACCTTGGCGGCGCAGTTGTATGGTGAGTTCAAAAGTTTCTTCCCGAACAACGCGGTCGAGTTTTTCATCAGCTACTACGATTACTACCAGCCGGAAGCCTACATCCCCAGCACCGATACGTTCATCGAGAAAGATTTCAACATCAACGATGAGATTGACCGCCTGCGGCTGAAGGCCACCAGCGCGCTGCTGGACGGGCGGCGCGACGTTATCATCGTTAGCTCCGTCTCCTGCATCTACGGTATCGGCTCCAAGGAGGCCTACGGCGGGCAGCTGCTTCGGCTGCAGCGTGGCCAGCAGATTGAGCGGAACGCACTGCTGTACAAACTTGCCGACATCCATTACAGCCGCAACGATGTTGATTTCTACCGTGGCAATTTCCGCGTCAGGGGGGATGTGGTGGAGGTGATCCCGGCGTATCAGGACGACACCGGAATCCGCATCGAGATGTTCGGCACGGAGATTGAACGCCTGAGCGAGTTTGACCGCCTTACCGGGAAGATGATCGCCCCGCTGGAGACCGTCACCATCTACCCCGCCAAGCATTTCGTCACCACCCGCACCGAGCTTGACCGCTCCATCGGCGAAATCCGCGACGAGCTGTATGTTCGGCTGAAAGAGCTGCGGGAATCGGAGAAACTGCTGGAAGCGCAACGGCTGGAGCAACGGACGCTGTTCGATATCGAGATGATGCGGGAGCTTGGATATTGCTCCGGAATCGAGAACTACTCCCGAATCCTTGCCGGGCGGCAGCCGGGCGAAGCTCCATCAACATTGATTGATTACTTCCCCGAAGACTTCCTGTGCGTGATTGACGAAAGCCACGTCACCCTTCCGCAAATCCGTGGGATGTACAATGGCGACCGCGCTCGCAAACTCACCCTGGTTGAGCACGGCTTCCGGTTGCCGTCGGCGTTGGATAATCGCCCGCTGAAATATGAGGAGTTCATGGAGCGGATTGGGCAAACAGTGTTCGTTTCGGCAACGCCCGGGAACGTGGAGCTTGAGCTGAGCGGCGGCGTTGTGGTGGAGCAGATCATCCGCCCAACGGGGCTGCTGGACCCGGTGATCGAGGTCCGCCCCATCGCCAACCAGATTGATGACCTGATTGCGGAAATCCGCGAGCGGGTGATGAAGGATGAGAAAGAGCGGGTGCTTGTCACCACGCTGACCAAGCGAATGGCCGAGGACCTTGCCGACTACCTGACCGAAATAGGGGTGAAGGTCCAGTACATCCACTCCGAGATTGATGCGCTTGAGCGGGTGGAAATTTTGCGCGACTTGCGGCTGGGAAAATTCGACGTGCTGATTGGCGTGAACTTGCTCCGCGAAGGGCTGGACCTGCCGGAAGTCTCGTTGGTGGCAATTTTGGATGCCGACAAGGAGGGCTTCCTACGAAGCGAACGCTCGCTGATGCAAACCGCAGGGCGCACCGCCCGCCACGAGGAAGGGAAGGTGATTATGTACGCCGACAAGATGACCGATTCCATGGAAGCCGTGATTGGGGAAAGCCGCCGCCGCCGCGAGCTTCAGGTTAGCTACAACACCGAGCATGGCATCACCCCGCGAACCGTCCGGAAATCGCGCGAGGCGATCATGGAATCCACCGCGATTGCCGATGTGAAAGCCCACAGGGATCAGAAACGGAAGGAGGTGGAGAAGAAATCAACGCCATCGCTGGTGGAGGAGCCGGTGTTCAAGTACATGACCGACGCGCAGAAGCAGGACCTGATTGAGCATCTTCGCGAGGAGATGAAGCAGGCGGCAAAAGGGCTGGAATTCGAGCGCGCCGCCGAGCTTCGCGATGAAATCGGGCGGCTGGAAGCAGCGGTTTCAGGGGGGAAAGGGTAG
- a CDS encoding endonuclease III: MPQPAQPHRTSKQQTAVIARRLKAFIGKPYLFHPVSVVETLVATILSQNTSDRNSERAYRQLRVTWESWDQLAQADQGELAAAIRVGGLAEQKSRTILNALRALRQRHGNLDSITFSDTFADLDDDAVLAELTSIPGVGLKTASCVLMFALGRDVCAVDTHVHRVANRLGIVHARTADATFHALRPLLPKNAAVQFHVDLIRFGRWVCKAQRPHCFHCPLYQLCQWPEREAIAAAAQPGPNPVSGDILLSDILRPHH; encoded by the coding sequence ATGCCGCAGCCAGCGCAACCGCACCGCACCAGCAAGCAACAAACCGCTGTCATTGCCCGCCGATTGAAGGCGTTTATCGGCAAGCCGTACCTTTTCCATCCCGTTTCGGTGGTGGAGACGTTGGTGGCCACCATCCTTTCGCAAAACACTTCGGACCGGAACAGCGAGCGCGCCTACCGCCAGCTGCGCGTCACGTGGGAATCGTGGGACCAACTTGCCCAGGCGGACCAGGGTGAGCTTGCCGCAGCAATCCGCGTTGGGGGGCTGGCCGAACAGAAATCCCGAACAATCCTGAACGCCTTGCGGGCCCTGCGCCAACGGCATGGCAATCTAGACTCCATCACCTTTTCCGACACCTTTGCGGACCTTGATGATGATGCCGTGCTTGCCGAACTCACCTCCATTCCCGGCGTTGGCCTGAAAACCGCAAGCTGCGTTCTGATGTTCGCCCTGGGCCGCGACGTTTGCGCGGTGGATACCCACGTCCACCGCGTGGCCAATCGCCTCGGGATCGTCCACGCCCGAACCGCCGATGCCACCTTCCACGCGCTGCGCCCGCTGCTTCCCAAGAACGCCGCCGTGCAGTTCCATGTTGACCTGATCCGATTTGGCCGGTGGGTCTGCAAAGCCCAACGCCCGCACTGCTTCCACTGCCCACTCTATCAGCTGTGCCAATGGCCCGAACGCGAAGCCATTGCTGCCGCTGCCCAGCCCGGACCCAATCCTGTAAGTGGCGATATTCTTCTCTCCGACATCCTTCGCCCACACCACTGA